In Salana multivorans, a single genomic region encodes these proteins:
- a CDS encoding ATP-binding cassette domain-containing protein → MTHTRNADAPAVRTRSLVRDFGTNRAVDNVDLEVRRGEIVGLLGPNGAGKTTTLRMLATLLAPTSGTAEVFGHDVVEHKHEVRQLIGLTGQYASVDEDLTARENLRMFGRLEGLRGPAANTRADELLEEFSLEDAADRALKNFSGGMRRRLDLAVSLITRPPLIFLDEPTTGLDPRTRNQMWDTIRRLVADGATLLLTTQYLDEADQLAERIVVVDHGRIVAEGTPDALKASIGGSSLVVDLAVADDATLARDTLARVLDAPAYVSGARVTAPLPDANRAIEALAELRRHGVDVLALQVSRPTLDEVFLSITGAPADSPDEPGTPDSPELPVLERTM, encoded by the coding sequence ATGACACACACACGGAACGCGGACGCACCGGCCGTCCGCACTCGCTCCCTCGTCCGGGACTTCGGGACCAACCGCGCGGTCGACAACGTCGACCTCGAGGTCCGACGCGGCGAGATCGTCGGCCTGCTCGGCCCCAACGGCGCCGGCAAGACCACGACGCTGCGGATGCTCGCGACGCTGCTCGCCCCCACGAGCGGCACGGCCGAGGTGTTCGGCCACGACGTCGTCGAGCACAAGCACGAGGTGCGCCAGCTCATCGGCCTGACCGGCCAGTACGCCAGCGTCGACGAGGACCTCACGGCCCGCGAGAACCTGCGGATGTTCGGCCGCCTCGAGGGGCTGCGCGGCCCCGCGGCCAACACCAGGGCCGACGAGCTGCTCGAGGAGTTCTCGCTCGAGGACGCGGCCGACCGCGCGCTCAAGAACTTCTCCGGCGGCATGCGCCGCCGCCTCGACCTCGCCGTCTCCCTCATCACCCGGCCGCCGCTGATCTTCCTCGACGAGCCGACGACGGGCCTCGACCCCCGCACCCGCAACCAGATGTGGGACACCATCCGCCGGCTCGTCGCCGACGGGGCGACCCTCCTGCTCACCACCCAGTACCTCGACGAGGCCGACCAGCTCGCCGAGCGCATCGTCGTCGTCGACCACGGCCGGATCGTCGCCGAGGGCACGCCCGACGCGCTCAAGGCGTCGATCGGCGGGTCGAGCCTCGTCGTCGACCTCGCGGTGGCCGACGACGCGACGCTCGCCCGCGACACGCTCGCCCGCGTCCTCGACGCGCCCGCCTACGTCTCCGGCGCCCGCGTCACCGCCCCCCTGCCCGACGCGAACCGCGCGATCGAGGCGCTCGCCGAGCTGCGCCGCCACGGCGTCGACGTGCTCGCCCTCCAGGTCAGCCGCCCGACGCTCGACGAGGTCTTCCTCTCGATCACCGGCGCACCGGCCGACTCCCCCGACGAGCCCGGCACCCCCGACTCCCCCGAGCTCCCCGTCCTCGAGAGGACCATGTGA
- a CDS encoding VOC family protein gives MFFPNFPIVDIAATREFWTSLGYSFNPDYSAEDVACLVFTDEVAVMLHEPSSFARFLPEGSAPADPRATTIGMFAFDLASREAVDELFERVVAAGGSAARPTEDLGFMYTRSFRDLDGIVWEPFFMDTSAYPGPDAG, from the coding sequence ATGTTCTTCCCCAACTTCCCGATCGTCGACATCGCGGCCACGCGCGAGTTCTGGACGTCGCTCGGCTACTCCTTCAACCCCGACTACTCCGCCGAGGACGTCGCGTGCCTCGTCTTCACCGACGAGGTCGCGGTCATGCTGCACGAGCCGTCGTCGTTCGCCCGGTTCCTGCCCGAGGGCTCCGCGCCGGCCGACCCGCGGGCGACCACCATCGGCATGTTCGCCTTCGACCTGGCCAGCCGCGAGGCGGTCGACGAGCTGTTCGAGAGGGTCGTCGCCGCCGGCGGCAGCGCCGCCCGACCGACCGAGGACCTCGGCTTCATGTACACGCGCTCGTTCCGCGACCTCGACGGGATCGTCTGGGAGCCGTTCTTCATGGACACCTCGGCCTACCCGGGGCCCGACGCCGGCTGA
- a CDS encoding ABC transporter permease: MTTATLPRVTSHVALPDAFRQVGALAHRALRMMLRKPEQMIDVIVQPLLFTAMFAYIFGGAISGGVAAYLPLLIPGILAQTALTTSMATGVKLREDMDKGVFDRFKSLPIARVAPIVGPMIADLARYLIAAVLTFATGIAMGYRPGGGIGGVACAILLVVFSGWSLAWIFAWVGTIARSATSVQGISMVILFPLTFLSNAFVPVESLPHWLAAFVRVNPVSHIVTAVRDLANSFTVGPAVVWALVGCAVVIAIFAPLAVRSYSRKM; this comes from the coding sequence ATGACCACCGCGACCCTCCCCCGCGTCACGTCCCACGTCGCGCTGCCCGACGCGTTCCGCCAAGTCGGCGCGCTCGCCCACCGCGCGCTGCGGATGATGCTCCGCAAGCCCGAGCAGATGATCGACGTGATCGTGCAGCCGCTGCTGTTCACGGCGATGTTCGCCTACATCTTCGGCGGCGCGATCTCCGGCGGCGTCGCCGCCTACCTGCCGCTGCTCATCCCCGGCATCCTCGCCCAGACCGCCCTGACGACGTCGATGGCCACCGGGGTCAAGCTCCGCGAGGACATGGACAAGGGCGTGTTCGACCGGTTCAAGTCCCTGCCGATCGCCCGCGTCGCCCCCATCGTCGGGCCCATGATCGCCGACCTGGCCCGCTACCTCATCGCGGCGGTCCTCACGTTCGCGACGGGCATCGCGATGGGCTACCGACCGGGCGGCGGCATCGGCGGGGTCGCCTGCGCGATCCTGCTCGTCGTCTTCTCCGGCTGGTCGCTCGCCTGGATCTTCGCCTGGGTCGGCACCATCGCGCGCTCGGCCACGAGCGTCCAGGGCATCTCGATGGTCATCCTGTTCCCGCTCACGTTCCTGTCGAACGCCTTCGTCCCGGTCGAGTCGCTGCCGCACTGGCTCGCGGCGTTCGTCCGGGTCAACCCGGTCTCGCACATCGTGACGGCCGTGCGCGACCTCGCGAACTCCTTCACCGTCGGGCCGGCGGTCGTGTGGGCGCTGGTCGGGTGCGCCGTCGTCATCGCGATCTTCGCGCCGCTCGCGGTCCGCAGCTACTCGCGCAAGATGTGA